A window from Photobacterium sp. DA100 encodes these proteins:
- a CDS encoding serine hydrolase, with product MKQRLLTSLMTASLIAGLGTAHAAVMDGFPASGETQVTASNWTLPTYNQWAFRNVGIHPSVMVPRDGETVTIPYNMNETLEQATFEYQGEKVTLLEALAADHTDGYLVIKDGQIVYERYFGEFGPRDHHLWASSTKSLVGMAAGILVEQGQLDTEKKVSAYIPELKNSAFAERTVRDVLNMITALDYSEDYVNMEPGATSTEYFRRLGFIPAYDLMALNPAKDNTPRGIQAFLPSLEQNPELSPRHKFEYHSPNVDVIGWIIERQSGQPLQTYIAENIWGKLGTEHDAFFITDIAYTPVATGGFNTTLRDFARFGLAMANNGQYNGEQLFPEKWVKDTFILSEEERQHVRKSQYKDTGHVTFDDKLTGYKNFWWIHDEEKGIATARGVFGQTLYVNQDKNVVIATFSSAPSASNAARDSYKLKLDLTHQLAEQL from the coding sequence ATGAAACAGCGCCTACTAACCAGCCTTATGACAGCTAGCCTGATTGCCGGGCTAGGTACAGCACATGCCGCCGTAATGGACGGATTTCCAGCTTCAGGCGAGACCCAGGTCACCGCCAGTAACTGGACGCTGCCCACCTACAACCAATGGGCATTTCGCAATGTCGGTATCCACCCGTCAGTCATGGTGCCACGCGATGGCGAGACAGTTACGATCCCTTACAACATGAATGAAACCCTTGAGCAGGCGACCTTTGAATACCAAGGTGAAAAGGTCACTCTATTAGAAGCGCTGGCAGCTGATCACACCGATGGGTATTTAGTGATCAAAGACGGCCAGATTGTCTACGAGCGCTACTTCGGTGAATTCGGGCCGCGAGATCACCACCTGTGGGCATCCAGCACCAAGTCATTAGTCGGGATGGCGGCAGGGATCCTAGTCGAGCAAGGCCAACTGGATACCGAGAAGAAAGTGTCTGCTTACATCCCCGAGCTGAAAAACAGCGCCTTTGCCGAGCGTACCGTTCGCGACGTGCTCAATATGATCACCGCGCTCGATTACAGCGAGGATTACGTCAACATGGAGCCGGGCGCAACCAGCACCGAGTATTTCCGCCGCCTGGGCTTTATTCCCGCTTATGATCTGATGGCACTCAATCCGGCCAAGGACAACACCCCAAGAGGGATCCAGGCATTCCTGCCAAGCCTCGAACAGAACCCGGAGCTATCGCCACGGCATAAGTTCGAGTACCACTCACCGAATGTCGATGTCATCGGCTGGATCATCGAACGCCAGAGCGGCCAGCCGTTGCAGACCTATATTGCAGAGAATATCTGGGGCAAGCTGGGCACCGAGCACGATGCCTTCTTCATCACCGATATCGCCTACACGCCGGTGGCGACAGGCGGATTCAACACCACGTTGCGTGACTTTGCCCGCTTCGGCCTGGCCATGGCCAACAACGGCCAGTACAACGGCGAGCAGCTCTTCCCGGAGAAATGGGTCAAGGACACCTTTATCCTGAGCGAGGAAGAGCGCCAGCATGTCCGCAAAAGTCAGTACAAAGATACCGGACATGTTACTTTCGACGACAAGCTAACCGGTTACAAGAACTTCTGGTGGATCCATGATGAGGAAAAAGGTATCGCCACCGCCCGTGGCGTGTTTGGCCAAACCCTGTACGTCAACCAAGACAAGAACGTGGTGATAGCCACCTTCTCCAGCGCGCCAAGTGCCTCCAACGCCGCACGGGATAGCTACAAGCTGAAACTGGATCTCACCCATCAGCTAGCCGAGCAGCTGTAG
- a CDS encoding YdcF family protein — protein sequence MKKNLIALALSGLLSLSSTSILAADTAPQQSIQASAEYSQFITKRQVVDQLLADAVTAFKSPARISHAGFTAKMPSNMEIVTNRLLEAYQLEPYRTDLLISAANAQIYNKNVDRAIELFEQVLAVAPQDVDAHAYLAVWQQFKGNSQASLEHMNALKSLNAGRANDIQRIFDTVNRIVATPLKEKQDKAYEGNTAIITLGYALNPDGSMHDILVQRLEMTLAMAKAQPDSLIVLTGGVPRNHKTEGKLMADWLVEKGIARERIIEDNYARSTVENALYSSYALARHDIDHATIISSASHVRRGQTLFEIASWQTGPKGITFDTVSAADKPLDELKVPSDGELLGIYRDALRTYGMWSYRSYPLEQR from the coding sequence ATGAAAAAGAACCTTATTGCCCTTGCCCTTAGTGGCCTATTGAGCCTTTCCTCGACGTCTATCCTGGCTGCAGATACAGCCCCACAGCAAAGTATCCAGGCCTCTGCGGAATACAGCCAGTTTATTACCAAGCGCCAGGTTGTCGACCAATTGCTGGCCGATGCAGTTACTGCCTTCAAGTCACCAGCCCGTATTTCCCATGCCGGATTTACCGCCAAAATGCCTAGCAACATGGAAATTGTCACCAACCGCCTGCTAGAAGCATACCAGCTTGAGCCCTACCGTACCGACTTGCTGATCTCCGCCGCCAATGCCCAGATCTACAACAAGAACGTCGACCGGGCGATTGAGCTGTTCGAGCAAGTTTTGGCCGTCGCCCCGCAAGATGTCGATGCCCATGCCTACCTCGCAGTATGGCAGCAGTTCAAAGGCAACAGCCAAGCTTCACTTGAGCACATGAACGCCCTCAAATCGCTCAATGCCGGCCGGGCTAACGATATCCAGCGTATCTTCGACACAGTAAATCGCATAGTGGCAACGCCGCTGAAGGAAAAGCAAGATAAAGCCTACGAGGGCAACACGGCGATCATTACCCTTGGCTATGCCCTGAACCCGGACGGCAGCATGCACGATATTCTGGTCCAGCGCCTCGAAATGACACTGGCGATGGCCAAGGCACAACCGGACTCTCTGATAGTGCTCACCGGCGGCGTGCCGCGTAACCACAAAACCGAAGGCAAGCTCATGGCAGACTGGCTGGTTGAGAAAGGCATTGCCCGCGAACGCATTATCGAAGACAACTACGCCCGCAGCACCGTTGAAAATGCCCTCTACAGTAGCTATGCCCTGGCTCGCCATGACATCGACCACGCGACCATCATCAGCTCGGCAAGCCACGTGCGCCGCGGTCAGACGCTGTTCGAAATTGCCTCATGGCAAACCGGGCCAAAAGGTATCACGTTCGATACCGTATCGGCCGCCGATAAGCCATTGGATGAGCTGAAGGTTCCTTCAGATGGTGAGTTGCTGGGTATCTACCGCGATGCTCTGCGTACCTACGGCATGTGGAGCTACCGCTCATACCCTCTTGAGCAGCGCTAA
- a CDS encoding DeoR/GlpR family DNA-binding transcription regulator — MREIVKTSKSQIRREKILSLLNESEAISTTELAEYFNVSNYTIRRDLNALADQRKLRRHHGGAKNSGAPSKTGRRNDCNQRLIARQVLPAIFQGCNIYIDSPYLAETLVSILPDHDLRILTNNPRVHHLIANKANIRMYFLGGSFGLRDDSFHYPDFIYRGEFESIDIAIVEVDCIDSDGFALSECMNKAVRQRLALSKAKKSNIILHPQINKQSKAYPFKVCSMVNIEHVIEVIQ, encoded by the coding sequence GTGAGAGAAATTGTAAAAACATCCAAATCACAAATTCGAAGGGAAAAGATATTGTCCCTGCTTAATGAATCAGAGGCTATTAGCACTACCGAGCTTGCGGAGTATTTCAATGTCAGTAATTATACTATTCGCCGGGATCTCAATGCGCTGGCCGATCAACGCAAGTTAAGGCGGCATCACGGTGGAGCAAAAAATTCAGGCGCTCCGTCGAAAACGGGAAGAAGGAATGATTGCAATCAAAGGCTCATTGCCAGACAGGTACTACCTGCCATTTTCCAAGGTTGCAATATTTATATCGACAGTCCTTATCTCGCTGAAACCCTGGTGAGTATATTGCCTGATCATGACTTGAGGATTCTGACGAATAACCCCAGAGTCCATCATCTAATTGCTAATAAAGCGAACATCAGGATGTATTTTTTGGGCGGCAGCTTTGGCCTACGCGATGATAGCTTTCATTATCCTGATTTTATTTATAGAGGAGAATTCGAATCTATTGATATTGCGATTGTTGAGGTCGACTGCATCGACAGTGACGGTTTTGCGCTCAGTGAGTGCATGAACAAGGCTGTCAGGCAACGGCTCGCTCTATCAAAAGCAAAGAAGAGTAATATTATTCTCCACCCTCAAATAAACAAACAATCAAAAGCATACCCATTCAAAGTCTGTTCGATGGTTAACATTGAGCATGTAATAGAGGTTATCCAATGA
- a CDS encoding dihydrofolate reductase family protein, producing MANIVYIATSLDGYIADKNGNLDWLHSIPNPEGNDFGFHDFMNRVDALVMGRNTFETVCAFDCEWPYSKPVFVISNSLKTIPEGYQDKAFLVSGELNNILADLNAKGFNELYIDGGITIQNFLAQDLIDEMIITTFPIVLGGGSSLFGDLPSPLAFELKSSETLLNAMVKSHYLRQR from the coding sequence ATGGCAAACATTGTCTACATCGCAACCAGTCTCGATGGCTACATCGCCGATAAGAACGGCAATTTGGATTGGCTCCACAGTATTCCTAACCCTGAGGGTAATGACTTTGGTTTTCATGATTTTATGAACCGGGTGGATGCGTTGGTGATGGGGCGAAATACCTTCGAGACAGTGTGTGCTTTTGACTGCGAGTGGCCATACAGCAAGCCGGTTTTTGTCATCAGCAACAGCCTAAAGACCATTCCCGAGGGCTACCAAGACAAAGCATTTTTGGTCAGCGGCGAGCTGAACAACATCCTGGCAGATCTCAATGCGAAGGGATTCAACGAACTGTACATCGATGGCGGGATCACCATTCAAAACTTCCTGGCCCAAGATCTGATCGACGAGATGATCATTACGACTTTTCCCATTGTGCTGGGTGGAGGCAGCTCACTGTTTGGCGACTTACCTTCCCCACTCGCGTTTGAGCTTAAGAGCAGCGAGACCCTGCTTAATGCCATGGTCAAAAGCCACTACCTGCGACAGCGTTAA
- a CDS encoding TetR/AcrR family transcriptional regulator, translating to MTVKGKKRGRPSTSAPVLSKERIIECANTLMAKDSKIPSIRKLAASLEVDPMAIYYYFTNKQALLEAVTVSLVAKIYTPKPSGDWQHELPKLCESYLNLLAQYPGLLETLLGMTAHGPAAVFTERFDLAVKELSLEQELRNNALSMLADYLHGYALAMSCQAGDELKVDMMAGPLGFYMQALQQMARP from the coding sequence ATGACTGTCAAGGGGAAAAAACGGGGGCGGCCGTCGACATCGGCGCCGGTTTTGAGCAAAGAACGGATCATCGAATGTGCTAACACTTTGATGGCAAAAGACAGCAAGATCCCCAGTATCCGCAAGCTGGCTGCCAGCCTAGAAGTCGATCCGATGGCGATTTATTACTATTTCACCAACAAGCAGGCGCTACTGGAAGCGGTGACTGTCTCGCTGGTGGCAAAGATCTATACTCCAAAGCCATCCGGTGACTGGCAGCATGAGCTGCCCAAGCTGTGCGAGAGCTACCTCAACCTGCTGGCGCAATATCCGGGATTGTTGGAAACCTTACTGGGGATGACCGCCCATGGCCCGGCAGCGGTTTTCACCGAACGCTTTGATTTGGCGGTCAAGGAACTCTCGCTTGAACAAGAACTGCGTAACAATGCCCTGTCTATGCTGGCGGACTATCTGCATGGTTATGCCTTGGCGATGAGCTGCCAGGCTGGTGACGAACTCAAGGTGGATATGATGGCGGGGCCACTGGGTTTTTATATGCAGGCGTTGCAGCAGATGGCCAGGCCTTGA